A single region of the Sorghum bicolor cultivar BTx623 chromosome 9, Sorghum_bicolor_NCBIv3, whole genome shotgun sequence genome encodes:
- the LOC8065930 gene encoding putative pentatricopeptide repeat-containing protein At1g53330 translates to MAGKFPSDHLSAALLRETDPAAALRLFLNPTNATPSSSPFRYSLRCYDIIISKLAAARLFPDMESILSGLPSAVPSSGTGTREHVLCQVISAYGRARLPAAARRAFAHPAFPEPRTAHAVNTLLTALLACRSPLRDLLAVCRDTGISPNEGTYNILMRSAAASGSLEHVRHLFDEMLLLGVSPTVATFGIMVAALCDADKLEQAFEVKEAMVRRYNVPPNAAVYASLIKGLCGRRKVDAAMRLKDEIAGKAELVRGSVVYGTLVRALFQVGRKDEVVGLLKEMKERKIAPHRVVFNAMIAGLCEDERDPGAALAVLDDMQKKHGCKPDGVSYSTLVAGLCKLGKWREATELVKGMPRRDFPPDVVTYRMLFDGLCAAGEFHEANKVLGDMLVKGFAPRMDGARKLVEGVEKEGDAALLELVLCRLTKVNALESGGWEKAVGGVFNDREKLRLQKQLDSIRYT, encoded by the coding sequence ATGGCCGGCAAGTTCCCGTCGGATCACCTCAGCGCTGCCCTCCTCCGGGAGACGGACCCGGCCGCCGCGCTCCGCCTCTTCCTTAACCCGACGAACGCCACGCCTTCCTCCTCCCCATTCCGCTACTCCCTCCGCTGCTACGACATCATCATCTCCAAGCTCGCCGCCGCGCGCCTCTTCCCCGACATGGAGTCCATCCTCTCCGGCCTCCCATCCGCTGTCCCCTCCTCCGGTACTGGGACTCGAGAGCACGTCCTCTGCCAAGTCATCTCCGCCTACGGCCGCGCCCGCctccccgccgccgcgcgccgcgccTTCGCTCACCCGGCCTTCCCCGAGCCCCGCACCGCCCACGCCGTCAACACCCTCCTCACCGCCCTGCTCGCCTGCCGCTCCCCGCTGCGCGACCTCCTTGCAGTCTGCCGCGACACTGGTATCTCACCCAATGAGGGCACCTATAACATCCTCATGCGATCGGCGGCAGCGTCGGGCTCCCTGGAGCACGTGCGCCACCTGTTCGACGAAATGCTGCTTCTGGGAGTGTCGCCCACTGTCGCCACGTTCGGCATCATGGTCGCTGCACTGTGCGACGCTGACAAACTGGAACAAGCATTCGAGGTGAAGGAGGCCATGGTTAGGCGGTACAACGTGCCGCCAAATGCTGCTGTGTATGCCAGTCTCATCAAGGGGCTCTGCGGGAGGCGGAAGGTAGATGCTGCAATGAGGCTCAAGGATGAGATAGCCGGGAAAGCAGAACTTGTGCGAGGTTCAGTTGTTTATGGTACGCTTGTGCGGGCATTGTTCCAGGTAGGGCGCAAAGATGAGGTTGTTGGATTGCTGAAGGAGATGAAAGAGAGGAAGATCGCGCCTCATAGGGTGGTGTTCAATGCCATGATTGCCGGTTTGTGTGAGGATGAGAGAGATCCTGGTGCTGCATTGGCTGTGCTTGATGACATGCAGAAGAAGCACGGGTGCAAGCCAGATGGGGTGAGCTATAGTACTTTGGTTGCGGGTCTGTGCAAGCTGGGGAAGTGGCGGGAAGCGACTGAATTAGTCAAGGGCATGCCAAGGCGGGACTTCCCTCCGGATGTGGTGACCTACAGAATGCTCTTTGATGGGCTGTGTGCTGCTGGTGAGTTTCATGAGGCAAACAAGGTTTTGGGTGACATGCTTGTGAAGGGTTTTGCACCAAGaatggatggcgcaaggaagcTTGTTGAGGGGGTTGAGAAGGAAGGAGATGCAGCGTTGCTGGAGTTGGTGTTGTGCAGACTGACGAAGGTGAATGCTCTGGAGTCAGGTGGATGGGAGAAAGCTGTAGGTGGTGTGTTCAATGATCGTGAAAAGTTGAGGTTACAGAAGCAGCTAGATTCTATAAGGTATACTTAA
- the LOC8055737 gene encoding mediator of RNA polymerase II transcription subunit 32, which yields MEATVDHLSAAYDDFMAAAAAVVEARAQSGGEKKTAATDAALEAFKQRWELFRVACDHAEELVESIRQRIGSECLVDEATGSASAGSAAAPGIKPISAVRLEQMSKAVRWLVIELQHGTSAQGAGGSGGAATPNAGAGGQHPEEGGQ from the coding sequence ATGGAGGCGACGGTGGACCACCTGAGCGCGGCGTACGACGActtcatggcggcggcggcggcagtggtGGAGGCCCGCGCGCAGTCGGGCGGCGAGAAGAAGACGGCGGCCACGGACGCCGCGCTCGAGGCCTTCAAGCAGCGCTGGGAACTCTTCCGCGTCGCCTGCGACCACGCCGAGGAGCTCGTCGAGTCCATCCGCCAGCGCATCGGCTCCGAGTGCCTCGTCGACGAGGCCACGGGGTCCGCCTCCGCCGGATCCGCGGCCGCCCCCGGCATCAAGCCCATCAGCGCCGTCCGCCTCGAGCAGATGAGCAAGGCCGTCCGGTGGCTCGTCATCGAGCTCCAGCACGGCACCTCCGCCCAAGGggccggcggcagcggcggtgcCGCTACCCCAAATGCCGGCGCCGGGGGGCAACACCCCGAGGAGGGTGGCCAGTAG